One part of the Thermococcus sp. Bubb.Bath genome encodes these proteins:
- the cyaB gene encoding class IV adenylate cyclase has protein sequence MIEVELKGYANEAVFQRVRERYRFLRKENHEDTYYTHPCRDFSETDEALRIRIKRFDGHFEAVITYKGPKLDERSKTRREIEVPITDPNKHREILEALGFSEVMRVRKTREKYYVEKGVVITLDEIEGLGKFVEIEKLTEEEEEIPKTVEELRGILESLGVERFERRSYLELLLGRA, from the coding sequence ATGATAGAGGTGGAACTCAAGGGTTATGCTAATGAGGCTGTGTTTCAGCGCGTCAGGGAGAGATACCGCTTTCTCAGGAAAGAGAACCATGAGGACACCTACTACACCCATCCGTGCAGGGACTTCTCTGAGACTGACGAGGCGCTGAGAATCCGTATCAAGCGTTTTGATGGTCATTTTGAGGCCGTTATTACGTACAAGGGCCCAAAGCTCGATGAAAGGTCAAAAACTCGCCGGGAGATTGAGGTCCCCATCACAGACCCGAATAAGCACAGGGAGATCCTTGAGGCCCTTGGATTCTCCGAGGTAATGAGGGTTCGTAAAACCCGGGAGAAGTACTACGTGGAAAAAGGTGTCGTTATAACCCTGGACGAAATCGAGGGGCTGGGCAAGTTCGTGGAGATAGAAAAGTTGACTGAAGAAGAGGAGGAAATTCCAAAAACCGTGGAAGAACTCCGGGGAATCCTTGAATCTCTTGGTGTGGAGAGGTTTGAAAGGCGCTCCTACCTCGAACTCCTACTGGGGAGGGCCTGA